From the genome of Thermogutta terrifontis, one region includes:
- the chrA gene encoding chromate efflux transporter, translating into MLLWQLAEILWVFAQIGLVSFGGPAASIAIMQQAIVQRRRWLSDEEFMDYVGASYLIPGPIAVQLSLHLGYRRAGLPGALAAVLGFVVPAAMITWVCAIVYVRNQGLPALEACLSAVRPVILAIILVSITQIAQGRLRRPANLAILAAVVVAYLLGANPFAILVVGAFFGMLLFRLIRPKNETSPPGNRPSEERPPHRSLPLLGLMTAASASGPTAQMSAFQLFLVFAKIGVFLYGGGNVLAAYLASEFVKTGILSHQQLLDALAVGQSTPGPILTVATFLGYVLGGHIGAVAATAGIITPCVMLASVLHPYVRKARSYRWSADFLDALILAVIGLILGVCVDLGRQVFTQPTAIALGLFALWAAAVWKISPVLLVFAAALLGLILGA; encoded by the coding sequence ATGCTCTTATGGCAATTGGCGGAAATTCTCTGGGTGTTCGCGCAGATCGGGTTGGTGAGTTTTGGCGGCCCGGCTGCCTCGATCGCCATCATGCAGCAAGCGATCGTGCAGCGGCGTCGCTGGTTGAGTGATGAGGAATTCATGGACTACGTGGGAGCGAGCTATCTCATTCCCGGCCCCATCGCCGTGCAACTATCCCTCCATCTGGGTTACCGTAGGGCGGGGCTCCCCGGCGCGCTGGCGGCGGTCTTGGGATTCGTCGTTCCTGCAGCGATGATCACCTGGGTTTGTGCAATCGTCTATGTGCGCAACCAGGGATTGCCCGCCCTGGAGGCCTGCCTCTCGGCCGTCCGACCGGTGATTCTCGCGATTATTCTCGTCTCCATCACGCAAATTGCGCAGGGAAGATTGCGACGACCGGCCAATCTCGCGATCCTGGCCGCCGTGGTCGTGGCTTACCTGCTGGGAGCCAATCCGTTTGCGATTCTCGTGGTGGGCGCATTTTTTGGTATGCTTCTCTTTCGCTTGATTCGACCGAAAAACGAAACTTCGCCACCCGGCAACCGGCCTTCTGAGGAACGCCCTCCCCACCGTAGTTTGCCTCTTCTGGGGCTTATGACGGCCGCCAGCGCATCCGGGCCAACAGCGCAGATGTCTGCATTCCAGCTCTTTCTGGTGTTTGCCAAGATAGGAGTTTTCCTTTACGGTGGTGGCAATGTCCTGGCGGCTTACCTGGCCTCTGAGTTCGTCAAAACAGGTATCCTGTCGCATCAACAATTACTGGATGCGTTGGCCGTCGGCCAGAGCACGCCCGGTCCGATTCTCACAGTTGCCACATTTCTGGGCTACGTGCTGGGAGGTCATATTGGAGCTGTAGCGGCCACAGCGGGTATCATTACTCCGTGCGTGATGTTGGCCTCCGTTCTCCATCCCTACGTGCGGAAAGCCCGTTCGTACCGCTGGTCGGCCGATTTTCTGGATGCCTTGATCCTGGCAGTCATCGGTTTGATCCTGGGAGTGTGCGTGGACCTGGGACGCCAGGTTTTTACGCAGCCCACCGCAATCGCGCTGGGGTTGTTCGCCCTCTGGGCGGCGGCTGTTTGGAAGATTTCGCCGGTGCTACTGGTCTTCGCGGCTGCCCTCCTGGGGTTAATTTTGGGGGCATGA